From one Saccharomyces cerevisiae S288C chromosome XVI, complete sequence genomic stretch:
- the SUE1 gene encoding Sue1p (Protein required for degradation of unstable forms of cytochrome c; located in the mitochondria), translating to MILLKRTKIRGVSVSFVSLQRRTHSRLVNPIRQQHQQITKQRSSKILKNAHFYDFRSLPKVPTTQYLEARELTRDILYSGYRPVMYPVKENPLFRDKKRKSLQTLLTMNEKTNAEAKTIDEKKHKNILFGERGTGGIMSGGVNGTWKYNPTVPNELLPFNWWSTSSMGMEYFPEWKNVPPYMMRKLKPFDKALQMRLTHKSKKKMK from the coding sequence ATGATTTTATTAAAGAGGACAAAAATTAGGGGCGTCAGCGTCTCTTTTGTAAGCTTGCAAAGAAGGACTCACAGCAGACTGGTGAACCCCATAAGGCAGCAACATCAACAAATTACCAAGCAAAGGAGTTCAAAGATTTTAAAGAATGCGCATTTCTATGACTTTAGATCGCTGCCCAAAGTACCTACTACACAGTATTTGGAAGCTAGGGAGCTCACCCGCGATATTCTGTATAGCGGATACAGGCCAGTAATGTACCCAGTGAAGGAAAACCCGCTATTCAGAGATAAGAAGAGAAAGTCCTTGCAAACGTTATTAACAATGAACGAGAAAACAAACGCAGAGGCGAAGACGATCGATGAGAAAAAGCACAAGAACATATTGTTTGGTGAACGTGGCACTGGTGGTATAATGTCAGGTGGCGTGAACGGTACATGGAAGTACAATCCCACCGTACCCAATGAGCTGTTGCCATTCAATTGGTGGTCTACGTCCAGTATGGGTATGGAATATTTTCCTGAATGGAAAAACGTGCCCCCATATATGATGAGAAAGTTGAAGCCGTTTGACAAGGCACTGCAAATGCGGTTGACAcacaaaagcaaaaaaaagatgaaataa
- the NCE102 gene encoding Nce102p (Protein involved in regulation of pheromone response and mating; contains transmembrane domains; involved in secretion of proteins that lack classical secretory signal sequences; component of the detergent-insoluble glycolipid-enriched complexes (DIGs); NCE102 has a paralog, FHN1, that arose from the whole genome duplication): protein MLALADNILRIINFLFLVISIGLISSLLNTQHRHSSRVNYCMFACAYGIFTDSLYGVFANFIEPLAWPLVLFTLDFLNFVFTFTAGTVLAVGIRAHSCNNSSYVDSNKITQGSGTRCRQAQAAVAFLYFSCAIFLAKTLMSVFNMISNGAFGSGSFSKRRRTGQVGVPTISQV from the coding sequence ATGCTAGCCCTAGCTGATAACATTCTACGTATAATAAATTTCCTATTTTTGGTTATTTCCATCGGTTTAATCAGTTCGTTGTTAAACACCCAACATAGGCACAGCTCCAGAGTAAACTACTGTATGTTTGCTTGTGCATATGGTATATTCACCGATTCATTGTACGGTGTCTTTGCCAACTTCATTGAACCATTGGCATGGCCACTAGTTTTGTTCACACTGgactttttgaactttgTGTTCACTTTCACTGCCGGTACAGTGTTGGCCGTTGGTATCAGAGCTCACTCATGTAACAACAGCTCATACGTTGACAGTAACAAGATTACTCAAGGTTCCGGTACCAGATGTAGACAAGCTCAAGCCGCTGTTGCATTCCTCTACTTCTCTTGTGCCATCTTTTTGGCTAAGACCCTGATGTCTGTTTTCAACATGATCTCCAATGGTGCCTTTGGTTCTGGTTCTTTCTccaagagaagaagaactgGCCAAGTCGGTGTTCCAACCATTTCCCAAGTCTAA